The sequence below is a genomic window from Sphingomonas crusticola.
CCGGCTTGATAAAGCGGCGATGCCCGATCCTCGGGGCGGACCGGCATGCGGCAGGCATGGCACAATTCGCACGTTCCCGGCTCAAGCCCGTGCACGACGCTGACACGCTGGTCGAACACGAAGCATTCGCCTTCCCAGCGGCTCTCCTCCGGCCGCACGGTCTCAAGATATTTAAGGATTCCGCCCTGCAGATGATAGACCTCGTCGACCCCTTCGCTCTTGAGAAAGGCGGTCGCTTTCTCGCACCGGATGCCGCCGGTACAGAACATCGCCACTTTAGGCGGCGCGTCGCCCAGCAACTCGTCGCGATGGGCGCGAAACCAGGCGGGGAAGTCGCGAAACGTCCGCGTCTGGGGATCGATCGCACCGGCAAAGCTGCCGATCGCCACCTCATAATCGTTGCGCGTGTCGATGAGGATCGTGCCGGGCGCGTCGATCAATGCATTCCAGTCTTCGGGCGCGACATAGTGGCCGGCATCAGCGAGAGGATCGATGTCCGGTTCGCCCATTGTCACGATCTCGCGCTTGATGCGCACCTTCATGCGATGGAACGGCAAGGTTTCGGCGCGCGATTCCTTGAACGTAAGCTCGGCACAGCCGGGCAGCGCGCGGATATGGCCCAGCACCCGATCGATCGCCGCATCGCTACCGGCAATGGTGCCGTTGATCCCCTCGGCCGCAAGCAGCAAAGTGCCCTTCACGCCTTCAGCACGGCACAATTGCGCCAAAGGCTCCTGCAACGCGAGGCAGTCCGAAAAACGGGTGAAATGGTAAAGCGCCACGATCCGCACCCGGGCGTGGGCATCATGCCCGTTCAAAGTCACGACAGGATCCGGATGTCGTTATTTGGCCTTCGGCGCGGGCGCCTTGGGCTTGGATGCGGGTGCCGGTGCCG
It includes:
- a CDS encoding rhodanese-related sulfurtransferase; its protein translation is MTLNGHDAHARVRIVALYHFTRFSDCLALQEPLAQLCRAEGVKGTLLLAAEGINGTIAGSDAAIDRVLGHIRALPGCAELTFKESRAETLPFHRMKVRIKREIVTMGEPDIDPLADAGHYVAPEDWNALIDAPGTILIDTRNDYEVAIGSFAGAIDPQTRTFRDFPAWFRAHRDELLGDAPPKVAMFCTGGIRCEKATAFLKSEGVDEVYHLQGGILKYLETVRPEESRWEGECFVFDQRVSVVHGLEPGTCELCHACRMPVRPEDRASPLYQAGVSCPACHAARTDEQRAAYAERERQTRLAAARGQAHVGATHSRARGD